One stretch of Pseudomonadota bacterium DNA includes these proteins:
- the ssb gene encoding single-stranded DNA-binding protein — MAGSVNKVILVGNVGKDPEIRTMQNGGRVASFSIATSESWKDKNTGERREKTEWHRIAVYSDALVGIIERFVRKGSKLFVEGALETRKWTDQSGQERYTTEVVLKQFRGELTLLDSRSGGDSSPVQGQAAEYAPAGERGAEGGRTSRTADLDDEIPF, encoded by the coding sequence ATGGCGGGCAGTGTAAACAAGGTGATTCTGGTGGGAAACGTGGGCAAGGATCCGGAAATCCGGACCATGCAGAACGGGGGCAGGGTGGCCTCCTTCTCCATTGCCACGTCAGAATCATGGAAAGACAAAAACACGGGTGAGCGCCGGGAAAAGACGGAGTGGCACCGGATCGCTGTGTACAGCGATGCCCTGGTTGGCATTATAGAGCGTTTCGTGCGCAAGGGGTCGAAGCTTTTCGTGGAAGGCGCCCTGGAAACCCGCAAATGGACGGACCAGTCCGGGCAGGAACGCTATACGACCGAAGTGGTGCTGAAACAGTTCCGCGGAGAGCTGACCCTTCTGGATTCACGGTCAGGCGGGGATTCATCACCTGTGCAGGGCCAGGCTGCAGAGTATGCTCCGGCCGGAGAGCGTGGAGCGGAGGGTGGCCGTACTTCCCGGACCGCTGATCTGGACGACGAGATTCCATTCTGA